In a genomic window of Algoriphagus halophilus:
- a CDS encoding N-acetylmuramoyl-L-alanine amidase, whose product MRLLKHLTIYILLLASISCSSKSTFRIFEKPITWNQEREELSLKYLKERHGLDKTEATIDPTMVVVHWTAVNSIESTFDVFDSPTLGGRADLTGASNLNVSSQFLIDRDGTIFRLLPETNFARHTIGLNYTAIGIENIGGPNAPLTKEQLKANEMLIRHLRKKYEIEYVIGHYEYQNFQETDLWKEYDPDYRTVKTDPGVDFMEKLRKNLSDLNLKPIPSL is encoded by the coding sequence ATGAGACTTTTGAAGCATTTAACAATTTATATTCTCCTCCTCGCCTCAATTTCCTGTAGTTCTAAATCAACTTTTCGGATTTTCGAAAAACCAATTACTTGGAATCAGGAACGTGAAGAACTTTCACTCAAGTATTTGAAAGAAAGACATGGTTTGGATAAAACAGAAGCTACCATCGACCCTACCATGGTAGTGGTCCACTGGACTGCTGTCAATTCCATAGAATCTACCTTTGATGTGTTTGACTCTCCAACTTTAGGAGGAAGAGCAGATCTTACCGGAGCAAGCAACCTGAATGTTTCAAGTCAATTTTTGATCGATCGGGATGGCACAATTTTTAGGCTTTTACCGGAAACAAACTTTGCAAGACATACAATCGGTCTAAATTATACCGCCATTGGAATAGAAAATATTGGTGGCCCCAATGCCCCATTAACAAAGGAACAGCTCAAAGCTAATGAAATGCTCATCCGGCATTTAAGAAAAAAGTATGAAATCGAATATGTAATAGGTCATTATGAATATCAAAATTTTCAGGAGACTGACTTATGGAAAGAATATGACCCTGATTATAGAACTGTGAAAACAGACCCTGGAGTTGACTTTATGGAGAAGCTTCGAAAAAACCTTTCTGACTTGAATTTGAAACCAATACCTTCGCTTTGA
- a CDS encoding DeoR/GlpR family DNA-binding transcription regulator, whose amino-acid sequence MLKEERQKFILDQVHLHHRVLLVDLSESLNVSIDTVRRDVKELAKDRKLKKVHGGATSFGFMNFRKEEGNVYLQSKKIAIAEKTVSLLSEGQVIIMSGGTTNMEVAKMIPKKLPLTVFTPSLHVAMELLEHPEVEVIFLGGKLLHDAKFAVGGTVVNSLSQLRVDLCILGTGYLDAEYGLTEFDWEVIQVKQAMIRAAKKTVILSVSDKLHSVQKYKTCDMSAVHTLVTELDPSDQLLDAFRPFNLTLI is encoded by the coding sequence ATGCTAAAAGAAGAAAGGCAAAAGTTCATCTTAGATCAGGTGCATCTTCATCACCGGGTATTGTTGGTAGATTTATCAGAAAGCTTAAATGTTTCCATAGATACTGTGAGAAGGGATGTGAAAGAACTGGCCAAGGATCGGAAATTAAAGAAAGTCCATGGTGGAGCTACTTCGTTTGGGTTTATGAATTTCCGGAAGGAAGAGGGAAATGTATACTTACAATCCAAAAAAATAGCAATTGCAGAGAAAACAGTCTCCCTGTTGTCCGAAGGGCAAGTGATCATAATGAGTGGAGGCACCACGAATATGGAAGTAGCGAAAATGATTCCCAAGAAACTTCCTCTTACTGTTTTTACTCCCAGTCTCCATGTGGCCATGGAATTATTGGAGCACCCAGAAGTGGAAGTGATTTTTTTAGGAGGGAAGTTATTACATGATGCGAAATTTGCAGTGGGAGGCACAGTGGTAAATTCCCTATCTCAACTTAGAGTGGACTTATGTATTTTAGGTACCGGTTATTTGGATGCAGAATATGGGTTGACAGAATTTGATTGGGAGGTAATTCAAGTGAAACAAGCCATGATTCGTGCGGCAAAGAAGACAGTTATTCTTTCTGTTTCAGATAAGTTGCATTCAGTCCAAAAATACAAGACCTGTGATATGTCTGCTGTTCATACCTTGGTTACGGAGTTGGATCCATCGGACCAGCTTTTAGATGCCTTCCGGCCATTTAACTTAACTTTAATATAA
- a CDS encoding c-type cytochrome, with protein sequence MKKLFKIIGYLFGAIIILVIGAIAYLQVAFPSVAEPAELNVEYSQARIERGAYLANHVTVCMDCHSTRDFSLFSGPPVDGTLGKGGDKFDHSMGFPGVFYAKNITPTGISDYTDGELYRVITTGVTNDDRPMFPLMPYLYYGKMDPEDIYSIIAYIRSLDPIDYEVPDSEADFPVNLIMRTIPTEASPEKIPDPSDQVAYGAYLTNAAGCIECHTPVTPQGQIIPEMAFSGGREFGNPDGSVLRSSNITPDPSGLESWDEIRFVRQFKQYQDSGYVIPKVQPGEFNSLMPWTMYSGMKDEDLKAIYAYLKTVKPISNQVVKFTPAEASE encoded by the coding sequence ATGAAAAAACTATTTAAAATTATTGGGTACCTCTTTGGTGCCATTATCATTTTAGTAATCGGGGCTATTGCATACCTCCAAGTAGCATTTCCAAGCGTAGCTGAACCTGCAGAATTAAATGTAGAGTATAGTCAAGCTCGTATAGAACGTGGAGCCTACCTAGCAAATCATGTCACAGTTTGCATGGATTGTCACTCTACCAGGGATTTCTCCTTATTCTCCGGACCTCCTGTTGATGGTACGCTAGGAAAAGGGGGAGACAAATTTGATCATAGCATGGGGTTCCCGGGGGTTTTCTATGCTAAAAACATTACCCCCACAGGAATTTCTGATTATACCGATGGAGAATTATACCGAGTGATCACCACAGGGGTTACCAATGATGACAGACCCATGTTTCCATTGATGCCATATCTCTATTATGGGAAAATGGACCCAGAAGATATTTACTCTATTATAGCGTACATCAGATCTTTAGATCCAATAGATTATGAAGTACCGGATTCTGAGGCAGACTTTCCTGTCAATCTAATCATGAGGACCATCCCAACAGAAGCTAGTCCTGAAAAAATCCCTGATCCAAGTGATCAAGTAGCCTATGGAGCTTACTTGACCAATGCTGCTGGATGTATCGAATGCCATACTCCAGTAACACCACAAGGTCAGATCATTCCAGAAATGGCATTTTCAGGAGGAAGGGAATTTGGTAATCCAGATGGCTCAGTTTTAAGATCTTCCAATATTACTCCCGATCCATCAGGCTTGGAATCTTGGGATGAAATACGATTTGTAAGGCAATTTAAACAATACCAAGACTCAGGCTATGTGATCCCTAAGGTCCAACCGGGAGAATTCAACTCTCTAATGCCTTGGACCATGTATTCAGGAATGAAAGATGAAGATTTGAAAGCGATTTATGCTTATTTGAAAACCGTGAAACCTATCTCCAATCAAGTAGTGAAATTCACTCCAGCCGAGGCTTCGGAATAG
- a CDS encoding amidohydrolase, with protein MKNLITLCFLFLAFIAKAQDEVLKKLDEKTSFYSEVSQQIWDYAELGYLETKSSALLQKTLSDAGFKVTAGVAEIPTAFVAEYGSGKPVIGIMAEFDALPGVSQKAVPFREPVVEGGAGHACGHHLFGTASVAAGIAAKEWMIENNIQGTIRVYGTPAEEGGGGKVYMAKSGIMDDVDAMLHWHPSSANNAGANSSLANISTKFRFYGEASHAAAAPDRGKSALDAVEAMNFMVNLMREHVPMETRMHYVITRGGEAPNVVPAFAESYHYVRHPDAMKVKEIFAKMIDAAEGAALGTQTKMEYEIINGVYNLLPNETLASVMHKNLEAVGGVEYNAEETKFAEDIIKTYPAGVIVSPEDAEKIAPFEVNEKGSGGSTDVGDVSWLVPTAGLGTATWVPGTSAHTWQAVAAGGTSIGKKGMMVAAKTLTLTVIDIFKDPSIAEKAKVELDKRRGANFKYEALTGERSAPLDYRK; from the coding sequence ATGAAAAATTTAATTACCCTATGTTTTTTATTCCTGGCTTTTATTGCAAAGGCCCAGGATGAAGTTTTGAAAAAACTGGATGAAAAGACTTCTTTTTATTCTGAGGTATCGCAGCAGATTTGGGATTATGCAGAATTGGGATACTTAGAAACAAAGAGTTCTGCATTGTTACAAAAAACGTTATCTGATGCTGGGTTTAAAGTTACAGCTGGTGTAGCTGAGATTCCAACAGCTTTTGTGGCAGAATATGGATCAGGGAAACCAGTAATTGGAATCATGGCAGAATTTGATGCTTTGCCAGGTGTATCTCAAAAAGCAGTTCCTTTTCGTGAGCCGGTAGTAGAGGGTGGAGCTGGACACGCTTGTGGTCACCATTTATTTGGTACTGCTTCAGTAGCAGCAGGAATTGCTGCGAAAGAATGGATGATAGAGAATAATATTCAAGGTACGATTAGAGTTTATGGTACTCCAGCGGAAGAAGGTGGAGGGGGAAAAGTATATATGGCAAAATCCGGAATCATGGATGATGTGGATGCCATGCTTCACTGGCACCCATCTTCTGCCAATAACGCAGGGGCAAATTCCTCTTTGGCTAATATTTCCACCAAATTTAGATTCTATGGAGAAGCTTCTCATGCTGCTGCAGCTCCTGATCGCGGGAAATCGGCTTTAGATGCTGTAGAGGCCATGAATTTTATGGTGAATTTGATGCGTGAACACGTGCCTATGGAAACCAGAATGCATTATGTTATTACCCGAGGTGGAGAAGCGCCTAATGTGGTGCCAGCATTTGCAGAGTCTTACCATTATGTAAGACATCCTGATGCCATGAAAGTGAAGGAAATTTTTGCTAAAATGATTGATGCAGCAGAAGGTGCAGCTTTAGGTACTCAAACCAAAATGGAATACGAAATTATTAACGGGGTATATAATTTACTTCCTAACGAAACACTGGCCTCTGTGATGCATAAAAACCTAGAAGCAGTAGGGGGTGTTGAATACAATGCAGAAGAAACCAAGTTTGCGGAAGATATCATCAAAACGTATCCTGCTGGTGTGATAGTTTCTCCTGAAGATGCTGAGAAGATTGCTCCATTCGAAGTAAATGAAAAAGGTTCAGGTGGTTCAACAGATGTTGGTGATGTGAGTTGGCTAGTCCCCACTGCAGGATTAGGCACGGCAACTTGGGTTCCAGGTACTTCAGCACATACTTGGCAGGCGGTAGCAGCAGGGGGTACTAGTATTGGTAAAAAAGGAATGATGGTAGCAGCAAAAACCCTTACCTTGACTGTGATTGATATTTTCAAGGATCCTTCTATCGCTGAAAAAGCAAAGGTAGAATTGGATAAAAGAAGAGGAGCTAACTTTAAATATGAAGCTTTAACAGGGGAAAGAAGCGCACCTTTAGATTATAGGAAATAA
- a CDS encoding patatin-like phospholipase family protein produces MNKQRIGLLFFTIIFIHLSVFKSLAYQQIPTDETRPKIGLVLSGGGAKGMAHVGVIRYLEKAGIRPDYVVGTSMGSVIGGLYALGYSADELEKIILSIDWDLLISNRVEFNSISFEEKEYYNRYLLELPLKEGKISIPSGLIEGQKLSEVLHYYTWPANEYKSFDEFPIPFRCIATDISTGEPIIFDKGYLHDALRSSIAIPTAFTSFSLDSTQVVDGGVVNNFPVDIAQDMGADIIIGVNVSDEDFSKADDLGGFGGILMQVAMARSLAKTKGAIEECDIYIKPDLGEYSTGSFGNYKEILELGDQAGQLYFDDFKQLADSLGRKDEISSLGFEPAPILVNDIEFVGNKLFSDNLLQLKLNIREGSKVNRDELEDAIERVYGINGFYKVDYTLIPVSENSYNLKIRLKEKPSSLISTAVHYDNQFSAGILFNFTTRDLVGRNNRTVFLLDVSENPKARIDYYKYFSRENNLAFNVRLNLLRQQLPDYEEGNELDVVIARNNKLVAQVMTTGSLKQSFAIGGMYEETKSRFRFNVGVSDGLKNAKQSSLAIRFRYFRNSQDNRNYPTRGAESIVESKFHFNNRLSFNLRSGVDTLYIDSGNGQIPISKDQLDLLTDIFNPDPYLSLFFKYSKFLPVGPKFQFRPEIASGVVLTSSSGKVHQDFFVGGYQTIRFNDIKFWGLNYAEVQSPNFLKAGLDFQIVPFKKIYLRTGLNLLGFSSSYSFKEKEYLNNIFNDDRYVGYGIDLTYQSFIGPITVGLSSNAQDKQLRSYISLGYSFNYSDR; encoded by the coding sequence ATGAATAAGCAACGAATTGGTTTACTGTTTTTTACGATCATTTTTATTCATCTCTCTGTATTTAAATCACTTGCTTATCAACAAATTCCCACTGACGAAACCAGACCTAAAATTGGTCTGGTTTTGAGTGGTGGAGGAGCCAAAGGTATGGCTCATGTTGGAGTCATTCGATATTTAGAAAAAGCAGGGATACGACCCGATTATGTGGTCGGAACAAGTATGGGATCTGTCATTGGTGGCTTGTATGCTTTAGGGTATAGTGCGGATGAGTTAGAAAAAATTATCCTCAGCATCGACTGGGATTTATTGATTTCCAATAGAGTAGAGTTCAACTCTATCTCTTTTGAAGAAAAGGAGTATTACAATCGATATCTGTTGGAGCTACCTTTAAAAGAAGGGAAAATATCCATTCCTTCGGGATTGATTGAGGGGCAAAAATTATCAGAAGTTCTCCATTATTACACCTGGCCCGCCAATGAATACAAAAGCTTTGACGAATTCCCAATCCCATTTAGATGTATAGCTACGGACATCTCCACTGGAGAGCCTATTATTTTTGACAAAGGTTATCTCCACGATGCTCTTAGATCCAGTATAGCGATTCCTACTGCCTTTACCTCATTTTCCTTAGATTCAACACAAGTGGTCGATGGAGGAGTAGTCAATAATTTTCCTGTGGATATTGCTCAAGACATGGGTGCGGATATTATTATTGGAGTAAATGTTTCTGATGAGGATTTTTCAAAAGCAGATGATCTTGGTGGCTTTGGAGGTATTTTGATGCAAGTAGCGATGGCAAGGTCACTTGCAAAAACAAAGGGAGCGATTGAAGAATGTGATATTTATATCAAACCTGATTTAGGAGAATATTCCACAGGGAGCTTCGGTAATTATAAAGAGATTTTAGAATTGGGAGATCAGGCGGGACAACTTTACTTTGATGATTTCAAGCAATTAGCTGATAGCTTAGGAAGAAAGGATGAAATATCTAGTCTGGGCTTTGAACCTGCTCCAATTTTGGTCAATGACATCGAGTTTGTGGGAAATAAATTGTTTTCTGATAACCTCCTTCAATTAAAGTTAAACATTAGAGAAGGCTCGAAAGTAAACAGGGATGAACTAGAAGATGCCATTGAACGAGTATATGGGATTAATGGCTTTTACAAGGTTGATTATACCTTGATTCCAGTGAGTGAGAATAGTTACAATCTGAAAATTAGACTCAAAGAGAAACCCTCTTCCTTGATTAGTACGGCCGTACATTATGATAATCAGTTTTCAGCTGGAATTCTATTCAACTTTACTACTAGGGACTTGGTTGGGAGAAATAATAGGACGGTGTTTTTGCTCGACGTCTCGGAAAACCCGAAAGCAAGGATAGATTATTATAAATATTTTTCCAGAGAAAATAACTTGGCTTTTAATGTCCGTTTGAACCTACTTAGGCAACAATTACCTGATTATGAAGAGGGGAATGAACTGGATGTTGTCATTGCTAGAAACAATAAATTGGTGGCCCAAGTAATGACTACCGGCTCACTGAAACAATCTTTTGCAATTGGCGGAATGTATGAGGAAACCAAGTCAAGGTTTCGTTTCAATGTTGGAGTTTCAGATGGTTTAAAAAATGCCAAACAAAGCTCTTTGGCGATTAGGTTTCGATATTTCAGAAACTCACAAGATAACAGAAATTACCCCACAAGGGGAGCAGAAAGTATAGTGGAAAGTAAATTCCATTTTAATAACCGATTGAGTTTTAACTTGAGATCTGGAGTAGATACGCTATATATTGATTCTGGAAATGGACAGATACCTATCTCCAAAGATCAATTGGATTTATTGACCGATATTTTCAACCCAGACCCATATCTTTCTTTATTTTTTAAATATTCAAAGTTTTTGCCAGTAGGTCCAAAATTTCAGTTTAGACCTGAAATAGCTTCTGGAGTTGTTTTAACCAGTTCATCAGGGAAAGTTCATCAGGACTTTTTTGTAGGGGGGTATCAAACGATTCGATTCAATGATATTAAATTTTGGGGGTTAAATTATGCTGAAGTACAAAGTCCTAACTTTTTAAAGGCTGGACTGGATTTTCAAATTGTCCCTTTCAAAAAGATTTATCTTAGAACTGGCTTGAATCTATTAGGTTTTAGCTCCTCCTATTCTTTCAAGGAAAAAGAATACCTCAATAATATTTTTAATGATGACCGATATGTAGGATATGGGATTGATTTGACCTACCAATCCTTTATTGGCCCGATAACAGTAGGCTTATCAAGCAATGCTCAAGATAAACAACTTAGGTCTTACATTTCTTTGGGATACTCCTTTAATTATTCGGATCGATAG
- a CDS encoding glycoside hydrolase family 43 protein, translating into MNNLFRFYSAIILVITFASCNNSTNTTDTSEEPQTEDSSSKYLSQPLITDHFTADPSAHVFEGKIYIYPSHDIESDVPQDDLGSHFNMMDYHVYSMDSPTSSVVDEGKVLGVEDIPWAKRQLWAPDAAEKDGKYYLYFPAKDEQDIFKIGVAVADSPTGPFTAQPEPIKGSYSIDPSVFEDTDGAYYMYFGGIWGGQLQKYRDNKFDDKGPAPTDGIPAAEEPALGPIIAKMSEDLLEFAETPKEIQILDQNGEPILSSDHDRRFFEAAWVHKYNGKYYLSYSTSDTHFIAYATSDNPYGPFTYQGIVLNPVEGWTNHHSIVEINGEWYLFYHDTQLSGETHLRNIKMTPLTHLPDGSIQTIDPNN; encoded by the coding sequence ATGAATAACCTATTTCGATTTTATTCAGCAATAATCCTTGTAATCACCTTTGCCTCCTGCAATAATTCCACAAATACTACAGATACATCGGAGGAGCCACAGACAGAAGACAGCTCTTCCAAATACCTTTCGCAGCCCTTGATTACTGATCATTTCACCGCTGACCCCTCAGCACACGTTTTTGAGGGGAAAATTTACATCTATCCTTCTCATGATATTGAATCAGATGTACCTCAAGACGATTTAGGCTCCCATTTTAACATGATGGACTATCATGTATATTCCATGGACTCTCCTACATCCTCTGTTGTGGACGAAGGAAAGGTATTGGGTGTTGAAGATATTCCTTGGGCAAAAAGACAACTTTGGGCTCCAGATGCTGCAGAAAAAGACGGGAAGTATTATTTATATTTTCCTGCGAAAGATGAGCAGGATATCTTCAAAATCGGAGTAGCAGTGGCAGACTCCCCAACTGGTCCATTTACTGCTCAGCCCGAACCGATCAAAGGGAGTTACAGTATAGATCCATCCGTTTTCGAGGACACTGATGGTGCCTATTACATGTATTTTGGTGGAATTTGGGGAGGCCAATTGCAAAAATACAGGGATAACAAATTTGATGACAAGGGTCCAGCTCCCACGGATGGAATCCCTGCAGCTGAGGAACCTGCGCTAGGACCAATCATTGCTAAAATGAGTGAGGACTTATTGGAATTTGCTGAGACTCCCAAAGAAATCCAGATTTTGGATCAAAATGGAGAACCGATTTTGAGTAGTGATCATGATAGGAGATTCTTTGAAGCCGCTTGGGTTCACAAATACAATGGCAAATATTATTTATCCTACTCTACAAGTGACACCCACTTCATCGCTTATGCCACTTCAGACAATCCTTATGGGCCTTTTACGTATCAAGGTATCGTACTAAACCCTGTAGAAGGATGGACCAATCATCATTCTATCGTAGAAATAAACGGGGAATGGTATCTATTCTATCACGACACCCAATTATCTGGAGAAACCCATTTGAGAAATATCAAGATGACTCCTTTGACACATTTGCCTGACGGATCCATCCAGACTATCGATCCGAATAATTAA